Proteins found in one Takifugu flavidus isolate HTHZ2018 chromosome 7, ASM371156v2, whole genome shotgun sequence genomic segment:
- the lrrc7 gene encoding leucine-rich repeat-containing protein 7 isoform X16 yields MDNYSTLQLQCLEMTTKRKLIGRLVPCRCFRGEEEVISVLDYSHCSLQQVPKEIFSFERTLEELYLDANQIEELPKQLFSCQALKKLSMPDNDLSNLPTTIASLVNLKELDISKNGIQEFPDNIKCCKGLSVVEASVNPITKLPDGFTQLLNLTQLFLNDAFLEYLPANFGRLSKLRILELRENHLKTMPKSIHRLTQLERLDLGSNEFSDVPEVLEQIHSLKELWLDNNSLQSIPGCLGKLRQLRYLDLAKNRIETLDTDISGCEALEDLLLSSNMLQHLPDSIGMLKKLTTLKVDDNQLTSLPNTIGSLSLLEEFDCSCNELESLPPTIGYLHSLRTFAADENFLTELPREIGNCKNVTVMSLRSNKLEFLPDEIGQMTKLRVLNLSDNRLKNLPFTFTKLKDLAALWLSDNQSKALIPLQTEAHPETKQKVLTNYMFPQQPRHDEDYQSDSDSFNPTLWEEQRQQRMTVAFDFEDKKEEEDNSGKVKVEINLKRYPTPYPEDLKNMVKSVQSLVGKNVHTGLGHQHQHQHQLSAGTVTSVGPNMDHTHLSKEPYEPPWPLPPKEVTDREMQDFSQSQLMDQGSIHNSGIDIPKRKDKEDLTESSEDSMGGSPNDIRISDMRPTLVEPPIYKPKVVLLGKDKKESTDEEVDKLHCLNHSGSSATYSDYSPSQGSSGSSNPPANPHAHTHAHSHPHKHTPALPAPSKDQAPQSHWTNRLAQSFPKPIDSKPLLSQRETPPSGTLQQRGDRRPLSEPFDWSEAPHYDNTGFDAEESPMDASSSTGSQGNPPLGSKPRSQSTHGRRPLMRQERIVGVPLELDTQTLPFHSNQRSTPDNDPQSTGPSSQNPWQNWTRTPSPLEDRTAFPSKLDITPTSSPHPDRKNMDPRLDQSAGPLPGSWTYHNNQEDQNRKDQLSVSGGNKVTVVMSKSSDRLSPMMREMRSKFKKSQSIDEIDIGSYKVYSIPVDNYSSSIEQQTSLDRPELPGSMEQTSMARSQSAPMLDDELGFPGHGVNSQNQSAINQKPAIPHKAYHFDHNYNPQVTIDRRIPPPFPNTPDYINHAPKALEYISQTGKTLPKELVSPRYRDYPPLEMFSFAQSPINQDGTPSQQQPIPTPRSRPGFLRRADSLVSSTELALFRRVHEAQQEALQEAQYRHQTDPPLYSRAVAYSTPMEHSALPGVADGQSQMMHNKRNGRYDDDYPTYQEQKKPMIGYPTKSLTQRRPLSARSYSTETYGASQARPVSARPTMAALLEKMPPDYALATCPEKASEDTIKVRPVVPEKPEDITSRMPADWRQQLLRHIEAKRLDRTPSQQGAILENDQEGVTGSSQWAPYSLGRRDVPPDNLIKKTVHSHNPSSHQSHNTHMIVTSSSSSSSTTPHRVVNQQGYDGMMSKGGQYQPGMPLSVVPSGGPGQYQGNMSQGHAAPGQGYTSSGLPMVLSSSGNQPQYNPHSSHSSGHQSGLPSTNPQYHSNQGMIHSNQVVMTHTNPRPQSARCLLQTKGQKSTDGFHEQLCVRIEKNPGLGFSISGGISGQGNPFKPSDMGIFVTRVQHDGPAASVLQPGDKILQANGHSFLHIEHETAVSLLKSFQRMVDLTVLRDGSAH; encoded by the exons TGCAGTGTCTGGAAATGACCACTAAGCGGAAGCTGATTGGCCGGCTGGTGCCGTGCCGCTGTTTCCGGGGTGAAGAGGAGGTGATCTCGGTGTTGGACTACTCTCACTGCAGTCTGCAGCAGGTCCCCAAGGAGATCTTCAGCTTTGAGAGAACTTTGGAGGAGCTCTACCTAGATGCCAACCAGATAGAGGAACTACCCAAG CAACTCTTCAGCTGCCAGGCCTTGAAGAAGCTGAGCATGCCTGATAACGACCTGTCCAACCTACCAACCACCATTGCCAGCTTGGTTAACCTCAAAGAGCTGGACATCAGTAAAAACG GTATCCAGGAGTTTCCAGACAATATAAAATGCTGTAAAGGCCTGTCTGTGGTGGAGGCCAGCGTTAACCCCATCACCAA aCTCCCAGATGGTTTCACACAGCTCCTCAACCTGACCCAGCTCTTCTTAAATGATGCCTTCTTGGAATATTTACCAGCAAACTTTGGCAG GCTCTCAAAACTACGGATCTTGGAGCTGAGGGAGAACCACCTGAAAACCATGCCAAA GTCCATCCATAGACTGACACAGTTGGAGAGGTTGGATCTCGGTAGCAATGAATTCTCTGATGTG CCGGAGGTTTTGGAACAGATTCACAGCCTTAAAGAACTGTGGCTGGATAACAACTCCCTCCAGTCTATACCAGGG TGTCTAGGGAAACTTCGTCAGTTGCGGTACTTGGACTTGGCTAAGAACCGTATCGAGACGCTGGACACAGATATTTCAGGGTGTGAGGCCTTAGAGgacctgctgctctcctccaacATGCTGCAGCACCTGCCTGACAGTATAG GAATGTTGAAGAAGCTGACGACCTTAAAGGTGGACGACAACCAGCTGACCTCACTGCCTAACACCATCGGGAG TCTGTCGCTTTTGGAGGAGTTCGACTGTAGCTGTAATGAATTGGAGTCTTTGCCCCCCACCATCGGCTACCTTCACAGCCTGAGGACCTTTGCTGCAGATGAGAACTTCCTCACTGAGCTGCCCAGGGAG ATTGGTAACTGTAAGAACGTGACTGTAATGTCACTGCGGTCTAATAAATTGGAATTTCTTCCTGACGAGATTGGACAGATGACCAAACTACGAGTCCTCAACCTTAGTGACAACAg GTTAAAGAATCTACCGTTTACCTTCACTAAGCTGAAGGACCTGGCAGCTCTGTGGCTTTCTGACAATCAG TCTAAGGCTCTGATCCCGCTGCAGACAGAAGCCCACCCTGAAACCAAACAAAAGGTTTTGACCAACTACATGTTTCCTCAGCAACCGCGGCATGACGAGG attaTCAGTCGGACAGTGACAGCTTTAATCCTACCCTGTGGGAGgagcagagacagcagaggatgACTGTGGCCTTTGATTTTGAggacaagaaagaagaggaagacaatTCTGGGAAGGTCAAG gttGAGATAAACCTGAAGCGCTACCCAACACCCTACCCCGAGGACCTTAAGAACATGGTGAAGTCAGTGCAAAGCCTTGTGGGTAAAAATGTACACACGGGGCTtggacaccagcaccagcaccagcaccagctgaGCGCAGGCACTGTCACCTCAGTGGGACCCAACATGGACCATACACATCTCAGTAAAGAGCCATACGAACCACCGTGGCCGCTGCCTCCCAAAGAG gtgacagacagagagatgcAGGACTTCTCTCAGAGTCAGCTAATGGATCAGGGATCAATCCATAACTCTGGCATTGACATTCCCAAGAGGAAAGACAAAGAGGACCTGACTGAGAGCTCCGAG GACTCGATGGGCGGATCTCCTAATGACATCCGGATCTCAGATATGAGGCCCACACTGGTGGAGCCACCTATTTACAAACCAAAGGTGGTGTTATTGGGGAAAGACAAGAAAG AGTCGACAGATGAAGAGGTGGATAAGCTGCACTGTCTGAACCACAGCGGCTCGTCAGCCACCTACTCTGACTACTCTCCCTCGCagggctcctctggctcctccaaCCCTCCTGCCAAcccgcacgcgcacacgcacgcacactctcACCCGCATAAACACACTCCCGCTCTGCCAGCCCCGAGCAAGGACCAGGCTCCTCAGTCACACTGGACCAACAG aTTGGCTCAGTCATTCCCTAAGCCCATTGACTCCAAGCCCCTGCTATCTCAAAGAGAGACGCCTCCCTCAGGAACCCTGCAGCAGCGAGGAGATCGGCGGCCACTGAGTGAGCCCTTCGATTGGTCTGAGGCCCCTCACTATGACAACACAGGTTTTGATGCCGAGGAGTCCCCTATGGATGCTTCGTCATCTACTGGGAGTCAAGGAAACCCACCGCTGGGCTCCAAACCTCGCAGCCAGTCGACACACGGGCGGCGCCCTCTCATGAGGCAAGAGCGTATCGTAGGCGTGCCCCTGGAGCTGGACACTCAGACGCTACCTTTCCACAGCAACCAGCGTTCCACTCCAGACAATGACCCACAGTCCACTGGACCTTCTTCCCAGAACCCTTGGCAGAATTGGACCAGAACGCCCAGCCCTTTGGAAGACCGGActgcttttccttccaaactggaTATAACACCCACCTCCAGCCCACACCCTGACCGCAAGAACATGGACCCAAG GCTGGACCAAAGTGCAGGGCCTTTGCCTGGCAGCTGGACATACCACAACAACCAGGAGGATCAAAACAGGAAGGATCAGCTAAGTGTCAGTGGGGGCAACAAAGTGACAGTAGTGATGAGTAAAAGCTCTGACCGTTTGTCCCCCATGATGAGAGAGATGAGGTCCAAGTTTAAGAAATCGCAGAGCATTGATGAGATCGACATTGGCTCCTACAAAGTGTACAG TATTCCAGTGGACAACTACAGTTCTTCCATCGAGCAGCAGACAAGCCTGGACCGGCCCGAGTTGCCTGGCTCCATGGAGCAGACCAGTATGGCGCGGTCACAGTCTGCCCCCATGTTAGACGATGAGCTGGGATTCCCGGGACACGGAGTCAATAGTCAGAACCAGTCTGCAATAAACCAAAAACCTGCCATCCCGCACAAGGCGTATCATTTTGACCACAACTACAACCCACAG GTGACCATTGACCGTCGaatccctcctcccttccccaaTACACCGGATTATATTAACCACGCACCAAAGGCCTTGGAGTACATTagtcaaacaggaaaaacattaCCCAAAGAGTTGGTGAGCCCGCGGTATCGTGACTATCCACCGTTGGAGATGTTCTCTTTCGCTCAATCACCGATCAACCAGGACGGTACGCCCAGCCAGCAACAGCCCATCCCAACGCCGCGTTCCAGGCCGGGCTTTTTGAGGAGAGCGGATTCACTGGTGAGCTCAACAGAGCTCGCTTTGTTCCGAAGGGTTCATGaagcccagcaggaggccctGCAAGAGGCACAGTACAGACATCAG ACGGACCCCCCTCTTTACAGTCGGGCTGTGGCCTATTCCACCCCCATGGAGCACTCAGCCCTCCCCGGTGTGGCAGATGGTCAGAGCCAGATGATGCATAATAAGAGAAATGGTCGCTATGATGATGACTATCCCACCTaccaggagcagaagaagccaATGATTGGATACCCAACCAAGAGTTTGACTCAGCGTCGCCCCCTGTCGGCCAGAAGCTACAGCACCGAAACCTATGGAGCATCGCAG GCCCGTCCAGTGTCAGCTCGTCCCACCATGGCTGCCCTGCTGGAGAAGATGCCCCCTGACTATGCTCTGGCAACTTGCCCTGAGAAAGCATCTGAGGACACCATTAAAGTGAGACCTGTCGTACCAGAGAAGCCCGAGGATATCACCTCCAGGATGCCCGCTGATTGGAGACAGCAGCTCCTTCGCCACATTGAGGCCAAACGATTGGATAGG ACTCCGTCTCAGCAGGGTGCCATACTTGAAAACGACCAGGAGGGGGTGACAGGGAGCAGCCAATGGGCTCCCTACTCACTTGGCAGGAGGGATGTCCCGCCTGATAATCTCATTAAAAAG ACTGTCCACTCTCACAATCCCTCTTCCCACcagtcacataacacacacatgattgtcacatcttcttcctcctcttcctccactacTCCTCATCGCGTGGTCAACCAACAGGGTTATGATGGGATGATGAGCAAAGGTGGACAGTACCAGCCAGGAATGCCACTGTCAGTGGTTCCCTCTGGGGGACCGGGTCAGTACCAGGGCAACATGTCTCAAG GTCACGCGGCTCCTGGGCAGGGGTACACTAGCTCGGGCCTACCCATGGTCCTGTCTTCATCTGGGAATCAGCCCCAGTACAACCCACATTCCTCTCACAGCTCGGGCCATCAGTCGGGCCTCCCCTCCACCAACCCACAGTACCACAGCAACCAGGGCATGATCCATAGCAACCAGGTTGTCATGACCCACACCAACCCACGACCACAGAGCGCTCGCTGCCTGTTGCAGACTAAAGGCCAGAAGAGCACAGATGGGTTTCACGAACAG ttGTGTGTGAGAATAGAGAAGAACCCTGGTCTTGGTTTCAGTATCTCTGGCGGCATCAGTGGCCAGGGGAACCCCTTCAAACCCTCTGATATG GGTATCTTTGTTACTAGGGTACAGCATGATGGACCCGCTGCATCTGTACTGCAGCCTGGAGACAAGATACTGCAG GCTAACGGGCATAGTTTTTTACACATAGAGCACGAGACAgctgtctctctgctgaagaGTTTCCAGCGGATGGTGGACTTGACAGTTCTAAGAGATGGCAGCGCACACTGA
- the lrrc7 gene encoding leucine-rich repeat-containing protein 7 isoform X11 yields MDNYSTLQLQCLEMTTKRKLIGRLVPCRCFRGEEEVISVLDYSHCSLQQVPKEIFSFERTLEELYLDANQIEELPKQLFSCQALKKLSMPDNDLSNLPTTIASLVNLKELDISKNGIQEFPDNIKCCKGLSVVEASVNPITKLPDGFTQLLNLTQLFLNDAFLEYLPANFGRLSKLRILELRENHLKTMPKSIHRLTQLERLDLGSNEFSDVPEVLEQIHSLKELWLDNNSLQSIPGCLGKLRQLRYLDLAKNRIETLDTDISGCEALEDLLLSSNMLQHLPDSIGMLKKLTTLKVDDNQLTSLPNTIGSAKPKQGLSLLEEFDCSCNELESLPPTIGYLHSLRTFAADENFLTELPREIGNCKNVTVMSLRSNKLEFLPDEIGQMTKLRVLNLSDNRLKNLPFTFTKLKDLAALWLSDNQSKALIPLQTEAHPETKQKVLTNYMFPQQPRHDEDYQSDSDSFNPTLWEEQRQQRMTVAFDFEDKKEEEDNSGKVKVEINLKRYPTPYPEDLKNMVKSVQSLVGKNVHTGLGHQHQHQHQLSAGTVTSVGPNMDHTHLSKEPYEPPWPLPPKEVTDREMQDFSQSQLMDQGSIHNSGIDIPKRKDKEDLTESSEDSMGGSPNDIRISDMRPTLVEPPIYKPKVVLLGKDKKESTDEEVDKLHCLNHSGSSATYSDYSPSQGSSGSSNPPANPHAHTHAHSHPHKHTPALPAPSKDQAPQSHWTNRLAQSFPKPIDSKPLLSQRETPPSGTLQQRGDRRPLSEPFDWSEAPHYDNTGFDAEESPMDASSSTGSQGNPPLGSKPRSQSTHGRRPLMRQERIVGVPLELDTQTLPFHSNQRSTPDNDPQSTGPSSQNPWQNWTRTPSPLEDRTAFPSKLDITPTSSPHPDRKNMDPRLDQSAGPLPGSWTYHNNQEDQNRKDQLSVSGGNKVTVVMSKSSDRLSPMMREMRSKFKKSQSIDEIDIGSYKVYSIPVDNYSSSIEQQTSLDRPELPGSMEQTSMARSQSAPMLDDELGFPGHGVNSQNQSAINQKPAIPHKAYHFDHNYNPQVTIDRRIPPPFPNTPDYINHAPKALEYISQTGKTLPKELVSPRYRDYPPLEMFSFAQSPINQDGTPSQQQPIPTPRSRPGFLRRADSLVSSTELALFRRVHEAQQEALQEAQYRHQTDPPLYSRAVAYSTPMEHSALPGVADGQSQMMHNKRNGRYDDDYPTYQEQKKPMIGYPTKSLTQRRPLSARSYSTETYGASQARPVSARPTMAALLEKMPPDYALATCPEKASEDTIKVRPVVPEKPEDITSRMPADWRQQLLRHIEAKRLDRSGVLKHNTLTLGMLCQGGGHGQGHTSTLNFNLYNNTKHEPPAGRWLPLPPPPSTNATPSQQGAILENDQEGVTGSSQWAPYSLGRRDVPPDNLIKKTVHSHNPSSHQSHNTHMIVTSSSSSSSTTPHRVVNQQGYDGMMSKGGQYQPGMPLSVVPSGGPGQYQGNMSQGHAAPGQGYTSSGLPMVLSSSGNQPQYNPHSSHSSGHQSGLPSTNPQYHSNQGMIHSNQVVMTHTNPRPQSARCLLQTKGQKSTDGFHEQGIFVTRVQHDGPAASVLQPGDKILQHDSVVLPLLSRFPSSDVLLR; encoded by the exons TGCAGTGTCTGGAAATGACCACTAAGCGGAAGCTGATTGGCCGGCTGGTGCCGTGCCGCTGTTTCCGGGGTGAAGAGGAGGTGATCTCGGTGTTGGACTACTCTCACTGCAGTCTGCAGCAGGTCCCCAAGGAGATCTTCAGCTTTGAGAGAACTTTGGAGGAGCTCTACCTAGATGCCAACCAGATAGAGGAACTACCCAAG CAACTCTTCAGCTGCCAGGCCTTGAAGAAGCTGAGCATGCCTGATAACGACCTGTCCAACCTACCAACCACCATTGCCAGCTTGGTTAACCTCAAAGAGCTGGACATCAGTAAAAACG GTATCCAGGAGTTTCCAGACAATATAAAATGCTGTAAAGGCCTGTCTGTGGTGGAGGCCAGCGTTAACCCCATCACCAA aCTCCCAGATGGTTTCACACAGCTCCTCAACCTGACCCAGCTCTTCTTAAATGATGCCTTCTTGGAATATTTACCAGCAAACTTTGGCAG GCTCTCAAAACTACGGATCTTGGAGCTGAGGGAGAACCACCTGAAAACCATGCCAAA GTCCATCCATAGACTGACACAGTTGGAGAGGTTGGATCTCGGTAGCAATGAATTCTCTGATGTG CCGGAGGTTTTGGAACAGATTCACAGCCTTAAAGAACTGTGGCTGGATAACAACTCCCTCCAGTCTATACCAGGG TGTCTAGGGAAACTTCGTCAGTTGCGGTACTTGGACTTGGCTAAGAACCGTATCGAGACGCTGGACACAGATATTTCAGGGTGTGAGGCCTTAGAGgacctgctgctctcctccaacATGCTGCAGCACCTGCCTGACAGTATAG GAATGTTGAAGAAGCTGACGACCTTAAAGGTGGACGACAACCAGCTGACCTCACTGCCTAACACCATCGGGAG TGCGAAGCCCAAGCAAGG TCTGTCGCTTTTGGAGGAGTTCGACTGTAGCTGTAATGAATTGGAGTCTTTGCCCCCCACCATCGGCTACCTTCACAGCCTGAGGACCTTTGCTGCAGATGAGAACTTCCTCACTGAGCTGCCCAGGGAG ATTGGTAACTGTAAGAACGTGACTGTAATGTCACTGCGGTCTAATAAATTGGAATTTCTTCCTGACGAGATTGGACAGATGACCAAACTACGAGTCCTCAACCTTAGTGACAACAg GTTAAAGAATCTACCGTTTACCTTCACTAAGCTGAAGGACCTGGCAGCTCTGTGGCTTTCTGACAATCAG TCTAAGGCTCTGATCCCGCTGCAGACAGAAGCCCACCCTGAAACCAAACAAAAGGTTTTGACCAACTACATGTTTCCTCAGCAACCGCGGCATGACGAGG attaTCAGTCGGACAGTGACAGCTTTAATCCTACCCTGTGGGAGgagcagagacagcagaggatgACTGTGGCCTTTGATTTTGAggacaagaaagaagaggaagacaatTCTGGGAAGGTCAAG gttGAGATAAACCTGAAGCGCTACCCAACACCCTACCCCGAGGACCTTAAGAACATGGTGAAGTCAGTGCAAAGCCTTGTGGGTAAAAATGTACACACGGGGCTtggacaccagcaccagcaccagcaccagctgaGCGCAGGCACTGTCACCTCAGTGGGACCCAACATGGACCATACACATCTCAGTAAAGAGCCATACGAACCACCGTGGCCGCTGCCTCCCAAAGAG gtgacagacagagagatgcAGGACTTCTCTCAGAGTCAGCTAATGGATCAGGGATCAATCCATAACTCTGGCATTGACATTCCCAAGAGGAAAGACAAAGAGGACCTGACTGAGAGCTCCGAG GACTCGATGGGCGGATCTCCTAATGACATCCGGATCTCAGATATGAGGCCCACACTGGTGGAGCCACCTATTTACAAACCAAAGGTGGTGTTATTGGGGAAAGACAAGAAAG AGTCGACAGATGAAGAGGTGGATAAGCTGCACTGTCTGAACCACAGCGGCTCGTCAGCCACCTACTCTGACTACTCTCCCTCGCagggctcctctggctcctccaaCCCTCCTGCCAAcccgcacgcgcacacgcacgcacactctcACCCGCATAAACACACTCCCGCTCTGCCAGCCCCGAGCAAGGACCAGGCTCCTCAGTCACACTGGACCAACAG aTTGGCTCAGTCATTCCCTAAGCCCATTGACTCCAAGCCCCTGCTATCTCAAAGAGAGACGCCTCCCTCAGGAACCCTGCAGCAGCGAGGAGATCGGCGGCCACTGAGTGAGCCCTTCGATTGGTCTGAGGCCCCTCACTATGACAACACAGGTTTTGATGCCGAGGAGTCCCCTATGGATGCTTCGTCATCTACTGGGAGTCAAGGAAACCCACCGCTGGGCTCCAAACCTCGCAGCCAGTCGACACACGGGCGGCGCCCTCTCATGAGGCAAGAGCGTATCGTAGGCGTGCCCCTGGAGCTGGACACTCAGACGCTACCTTTCCACAGCAACCAGCGTTCCACTCCAGACAATGACCCACAGTCCACTGGACCTTCTTCCCAGAACCCTTGGCAGAATTGGACCAGAACGCCCAGCCCTTTGGAAGACCGGActgcttttccttccaaactggaTATAACACCCACCTCCAGCCCACACCCTGACCGCAAGAACATGGACCCAAG GCTGGACCAAAGTGCAGGGCCTTTGCCTGGCAGCTGGACATACCACAACAACCAGGAGGATCAAAACAGGAAGGATCAGCTAAGTGTCAGTGGGGGCAACAAAGTGACAGTAGTGATGAGTAAAAGCTCTGACCGTTTGTCCCCCATGATGAGAGAGATGAGGTCCAAGTTTAAGAAATCGCAGAGCATTGATGAGATCGACATTGGCTCCTACAAAGTGTACAG TATTCCAGTGGACAACTACAGTTCTTCCATCGAGCAGCAGACAAGCCTGGACCGGCCCGAGTTGCCTGGCTCCATGGAGCAGACCAGTATGGCGCGGTCACAGTCTGCCCCCATGTTAGACGATGAGCTGGGATTCCCGGGACACGGAGTCAATAGTCAGAACCAGTCTGCAATAAACCAAAAACCTGCCATCCCGCACAAGGCGTATCATTTTGACCACAACTACAACCCACAG GTGACCATTGACCGTCGaatccctcctcccttccccaaTACACCGGATTATATTAACCACGCACCAAAGGCCTTGGAGTACATTagtcaaacaggaaaaacattaCCCAAAGAGTTGGTGAGCCCGCGGTATCGTGACTATCCACCGTTGGAGATGTTCTCTTTCGCTCAATCACCGATCAACCAGGACGGTACGCCCAGCCAGCAACAGCCCATCCCAACGCCGCGTTCCAGGCCGGGCTTTTTGAGGAGAGCGGATTCACTGGTGAGCTCAACAGAGCTCGCTTTGTTCCGAAGGGTTCATGaagcccagcaggaggccctGCAAGAGGCACAGTACAGACATCAG ACGGACCCCCCTCTTTACAGTCGGGCTGTGGCCTATTCCACCCCCATGGAGCACTCAGCCCTCCCCGGTGTGGCAGATGGTCAGAGCCAGATGATGCATAATAAGAGAAATGGTCGCTATGATGATGACTATCCCACCTaccaggagcagaagaagccaATGATTGGATACCCAACCAAGAGTTTGACTCAGCGTCGCCCCCTGTCGGCCAGAAGCTACAGCACCGAAACCTATGGAGCATCGCAG GCCCGTCCAGTGTCAGCTCGTCCCACCATGGCTGCCCTGCTGGAGAAGATGCCCCCTGACTATGCTCTGGCAACTTGCCCTGAGAAAGCATCTGAGGACACCATTAAAGTGAGACCTGTCGTACCAGAGAAGCCCGAGGATATCACCTCCAGGATGCCCGCTGATTGGAGACAGCAGCTCCTTCGCCACATTGAGGCCAAACGATTGGATAGG AGTGGTGTCCTAAAGCACAACACGCTCACGCTGGGCATGCTCTGTCAGGGCGGGGGTCACGGCCAGGGGCACACCAGCACTTTGAACTTTAACCTTTACAATAACACTAAGCAtgagccccctgctggccgcTGGTTGCCACTACCTCCTCCGCCGTCTACTAATGCC ACTCCGTCTCAGCAGGGTGCCATACTTGAAAACGACCAGGAGGGGGTGACAGGGAGCAGCCAATGGGCTCCCTACTCACTTGGCAGGAGGGATGTCCCGCCTGATAATCTCATTAAAAAG ACTGTCCACTCTCACAATCCCTCTTCCCACcagtcacataacacacacatgattgtcacatcttcttcctcctcttcctccactacTCCTCATCGCGTGGTCAACCAACAGGGTTATGATGGGATGATGAGCAAAGGTGGACAGTACCAGCCAGGAATGCCACTGTCAGTGGTTCCCTCTGGGGGACCGGGTCAGTACCAGGGCAACATGTCTCAAG GTCACGCGGCTCCTGGGCAGGGGTACACTAGCTCGGGCCTACCCATGGTCCTGTCTTCATCTGGGAATCAGCCCCAGTACAACCCACATTCCTCTCACAGCTCGGGCCATCAGTCGGGCCTCCCCTCCACCAACCCACAGTACCACAGCAACCAGGGCATGATCCATAGCAACCAGGTTGTCATGACCCACACCAACCCACGACCACAGAGCGCTCGCTGCCTGTTGCAGACTAAAGGCCAGAAGAGCACAGATGGGTTTCACGAACAG GGTATCTTTGTTACTAGGGTACAGCATGATGGACCCGCTGCATCTGTACTGCAGCCTGGAGACAAGATACTGCAG CATGACTCTGtagttcttcctctcctctctcgttTCCCCAGCAGTGATGTGTTACTGAGATAA